In one Parageobacillus genomosp. 1 genomic region, the following are encoded:
- a CDS encoding YuzL family protein, which translates to MAKMKKNPSQRGISAASVKGNAGPTVEKDGGGKRTSQNQQYKRHNMQGE; encoded by the coding sequence ATGGCAAAAATGAAAAAAAATCCTTCGCAGCGCGGAATTAGCGCGGCAAGCGTCAAGGGCAACGCTGGTCCGACGGTGGAAAAGGACGGCGGCGGCAAACGCACGAGCCAAAATCAGCAATATAAACGACATAATATGCAAGGAGAATAA
- a CDS encoding proline dehydrogenase family protein codes for MEQLMRDFFLFLSKNKTLTKLAKKYGLRFGASRFVAGETIEQAVEVIKQLNKKGLAVTVDYLGEFVDNEQEANEMANHCLEAIKAIGREKLNSQLSLKMTSMGLDISDELVMRNMRRILDTAKQHGVFVTIDMEDYSRCQKTLDIFKQLKTEYDNVGTVLQAYLYRTADDIEDLKDYHPNLRLVKGAYKESPEVAFPDKKDVDENFKKIIKMHLLNGNYTAVATHDDAIIEYTKQLVKEYNIPNSQFEFQMLYGIRPERQEQLVREGYTMRVYVPYGTDWYGYFMRRLAERPANVAFVLKGIFRK; via the coding sequence ATGGAGCAGTTGATGCGCGACTTTTTTTTGTTTTTATCGAAAAATAAGACATTAACCAAATTGGCGAAAAAATATGGTCTTCGCTTTGGTGCCTCCCGGTTTGTTGCAGGAGAAACGATCGAACAGGCTGTCGAAGTGATTAAACAATTAAATAAAAAAGGGTTGGCTGTGACGGTCGACTACTTAGGAGAATTTGTGGACAATGAGCAAGAAGCAAACGAAATGGCGAACCACTGCCTTGAGGCGATTAAGGCGATCGGGAGAGAAAAGCTGAATTCACAGCTGTCGCTAAAAATGACATCGATGGGTTTGGATATCTCGGACGAGCTTGTGATGCGCAATATGCGGCGCATTTTGGATACGGCAAAACAACACGGCGTGTTTGTTACGATTGATATGGAAGATTACTCAAGATGCCAGAAAACGCTCGATATTTTTAAACAGTTGAAAACAGAATATGATAATGTCGGAACGGTATTGCAAGCATACCTATACCGTACGGCAGACGATATTGAAGATTTAAAAGATTACCATCCGAATTTGCGCCTTGTCAAAGGGGCATATAAAGAATCGCCAGAAGTGGCGTTTCCGGACAAAAAAGACGTCGATGAAAACTTTAAAAAAATCATTAAAATGCATTTATTAAATGGTAACTATACGGCAGTGGCGACCCATGACGACGCCATCATTGAATACACGAAGCAACTTGTCAAAGAATATAACATCCCTAATAGCCAGTTTGAATTCCAAATGTTATACGGAATTCGTCCAGAGCGGCAAGAACAGCTTGTGCGTGAAGGATATACGATGCGCGTTTACGTTCCGTACGGCACGGACTGGTACGGCTACTTTATGCGCCGTCTCGCCGAGCGGCCGGCCAACGTTGCCTTTGTGCTAAAAGGCATTTTCCGCAAATAG
- a CDS encoding spore coat protein — translation MNQNQIQNPETQVPKTPQMNDRDFLNDMLTTEKYMTSAYSIFLHEASHQQLYQDMMNIFTETQNCQRELYNLMFKKGWYKLEAADPQKLQQSYQQFQGYTNQFPYQNIVQ, via the coding sequence ATGAACCAAAACCAAATTCAAAATCCAGAAACGCAAGTGCCAAAAACACCGCAAATGAATGACCGCGACTTTCTTAACGATATGTTAACAACAGAAAAATATATGACATCGGCTTATAGTATATTTTTGCACGAAGCAAGCCATCAACAATTATATCAAGATATGATGAATATTTTTACAGAGACGCAAAATTGCCAACGTGAATTATACAACTTAATGTTCAAAAAAGGCTGGTACAAACTTGAAGCTGCCGATCCACAAAAACTGCAGCAATCATATCAGCAATTCCAAGGATACACCAATCAATTCCCATATCAAAATATCGTTCAGTAA